Proteins from a single region of Runella sp. SP2:
- a CDS encoding AraC family transcriptional regulator has translation MKFTTLNVPNGPFTEDFHKLLFKSQAPQIIDKGSHFLYLVEDTNKKVTVEFTTLQLPLFNMSKEDQELFIYKTNYHFTINTQIRYISIPTNQYLILRYFSSKNDFVEVRSGKSNHRKKGDWIITSLNTDDKSYSIQTHKQNIIKELSVFIPTKILKTLTANSPSGSYLKQLANSETSYLIYESVSTRLRQLFEDINSNCMESLIDIMAFQENIYATLRIIFEQLNQNKVSTIKYHFKQGDIEAIAKAEKLLLHDIKQPPTIQILANEAAMSSTKFKNMFKKIYGESVYQYFLNYKMELSRQLLLDNKLSISEIAHKLGYKNLSYFSRIFKQHFGEIPSKYTTN, from the coding sequence ATGAAATTCACAACTTTAAACGTTCCAAACGGACCATTTACTGAAGACTTTCACAAATTACTTTTCAAATCCCAAGCACCTCAAATAATTGACAAAGGGTCGCATTTTTTGTACTTAGTTGAGGATACAAATAAAAAAGTAACTGTAGAATTTACGACACTACAGCTACCTTTATTTAACATGAGTAAGGAAGATCAAGAGCTTTTTATTTATAAAACAAACTATCATTTTACAATAAACACTCAAATTAGGTATATTTCAATTCCAACAAATCAGTATCTTATTTTACGCTATTTCTCTTCAAAAAATGATTTTGTAGAGGTTCGTAGTGGCAAAAGCAATCATCGTAAAAAAGGTGATTGGATTATTACCTCCTTAAATACCGATGACAAAAGCTACAGCATTCAAACCCACAAACAAAACATTATCAAAGAGTTAAGCGTTTTTATCCCTACCAAAATCCTCAAAACCCTTACAGCAAATTCACCATCAGGTTCATATCTCAAGCAGCTGGCAAATTCTGAAACATCCTACCTAATCTATGAATCAGTCAGTACCCGATTGAGGCAATTGTTTGAGGATATCAATTCCAATTGCATGGAATCATTGATAGACATAATGGCTTTTCAAGAAAATATATATGCCACACTTAGAATTATTTTTGAGCAGTTAAATCAGAATAAGGTTAGTACCATTAAGTATCATTTCAAACAAGGAGACATTGAAGCTATTGCAAAGGCTGAGAAGCTACTTTTACATGACATAAAACAGCCTCCTACCATTCAAATACTGGCAAATGAAGCAGCTATGTCATCCACAAAATTTAAAAATATGTTTAAAAAAATATATGGTGAAAGTGTGTATCAATATTTCTTAAACTATAAAATGGAACTTTCTCGTCAATTATTACTAGATAATAAGCTAAGTATATCTGAAATTGCCCACAAACTTGGGTACAAAAATTTATCATACTTTTCTCGAATATTTAAACAACATTTTGGTGAAATTCCGAGCAAATACACGACAAATTAA
- a CDS encoding SdrD B-like domain-containing protein has translation MKSFTIPFICKTVGFMLFFGFWVNIAHSQVTLSLDYKAKAGTPDTVLSGQFWTMQLDYSISSTTAPNVSGVKIEVAVPDFINSMEGLSGTTQAPLANFSFNNTPGAKKLTITFVNPVPTGSTGVLEFRMRSTNGATPNNTTIESCATLTDAAANTSGTKCHEMVIKAVANLCGSKTLKGGGAVGVPTTYRIGLTYGTSNIFEVFLGSLNVSNILVSDTLPTGATYVSAKVVDGFGSTVPSTITQTGNVVTTTFPDYVINNINNSANIKFLEITVKFDSPTFNVGDIVTNKASITFTPLGGNPVTLINGSTNSVCTSDLIETTTLVAAVTNATLFKSRVGASTVNSGADVAYDFGFANTGNVPLENVEIIDTIPAHLTYSAMRMDAYGSAITALQYQTNLNSTWTNWVVTNAQNTPPPPLAAGERLTAIKFILANPFEANATITGTNLMVFTTDIVTTPTIVTNCIDWTSTTANLPANRRACAASYTINPPSPTAKANYSSSHSPGCATYSLNQEITFTGSLTAEVGYANLENPVVAFYTLDGAKYVPNSEVFNASTSGITTPPTLTVMPGHATFSGQSYTLYRWTFPTGTVLPTQKSFLVSVKVKLTNALPGGSGVNVWFVADGSNVSDYAPFNSGVVSFTDKKDWNLDNDTTQVFNVAPTSFSSCPLVVTSVAEMESIKWVKGLCDTTYSRFPAFGQTVPGGNADYRLIVKNKGNVVMKDIKIVDILPFIGDRGVIDPQTRNSAWRPNLADPIVAPSGITVYYTTVGNPCRDEVKQPSAPSPFPTGCVPPNWTTTPPSDITKVQAVKIDFGTKQLAGGDSLVFNWPMRAPVNSPTNDEIAWNSFGFVATRTDNNQALLAAEPPKVGIKVKPGSPAFYGDRVWFDTNKNGIQDAGEGGVDGIKVKLFSPKVAGSQTPATDSLINFTITGNGGLYKFSNLPPGDYYAVFCLPTGYSISPKNAAGSTLDNDSDGTQTTYDGGLATIVATTNLVADEEDYSWDQGIFCDFTPAVTGVQSVSLNSSVTLTASGGTTYLWSGPNGFSATTAAITINPVTPADTGTYVVNIEVGACRASLTTGIKIAVCTKPLALATPKVQTICVGGAATAFTVTPSTDVEYKWYGPLADTTSSLGTAVSGATSATFIPSGAALTTAGTKYYAVVVNTTGDVNCADTAYVQLIVNAKPVIADGSATICAGESVDLTSKITNYSTYLSPVWTIGTANGTAVATPTSVKPTGTTTYVLVAQNAAGCKDTANVVVTVNAKPNAGKDTTLACVNATNNTLATSYTLVPSPTEGTWSQLGTTPATATISGNNVTGMTVTGTYQFIYTTAVGCKDTVAVTVAPCAGCVKPNAGADAANVCQPTSTAKLTAVTTGGTWAPIGSPANPSAATIDANGNISGLNAAGTYKFVYSVTSGGQTCTDTAQVIVLAKPVIADGSATICAGESVDLTSKITNYDTYLSPVWTVGTANGTVVATPSSVKPIGTTTYVLVAQNAAGCKDTANVVVTVNVKLNAGKDTTLACVNAATNTLATSYTLVPNPAGGSWTQLGTTPTTATISGNNVTGMSVAGTYQFIYTTTAGCKDTVAVTVAPCAGCVKPNAGADAANVCQPTSTAKLTAVTTGGTWAPIGSPANPSAATIDANGNISGLNAAGTYKFVYSVTSGGQTCTDTAQVTVLAKPVIADGSATICAGESVDLTSKITNYNTYLSPVWTIGTANGTAVATPNSVKPTGTTTYVLVAQNAAGCKDTANVVVTVNVKPSAGKDTTLACVNAATNTLATSYTLVPSPAGGSWSQLGTTPTTAAISGNNVTGMSVAGTYQFIYTTTAGCKDTVAVTVAPCAGCVKPNAGPDAANVCQPTSTAKLTAVTAGGTWAPIGSPANPSAATIDANGNISGLNAAGTYKFVYSVMSGGQTCTDTAQVVVLAKPVIADGSTTICAGELVDLTSKITNYDTYLSPVWTVGTANGPVVAAPKTVKPTGTTTYVLVAQNAAGCKDTANVVVTVNAKPSAGKDTTLVCSNGNVPSSVQLSATPTGGTWSALTGNPTGATVSSSGLVSITNATAQGKSFNFVYSVNGCQDTVKVIVPTCPAPCVESTISSAAPVCSNDAQTYSFTFTINNQLGIVKVNKGTLTGTNPYTVSGIPSGQSVIITDSLSAICKADTTIAGVNCNCNPALPQLLTPSLTACIGDTFPTLKATVVGLATVEWFSQQTGGTALFTGLNYKPSGTVSANTVFYAQARSTDPTCPTAISTSRVPATINAQTCIDTIDLALKKSINTKIARVGDVLTYTIKVWNEWTKNATGVEVTDSIATTVQFVSGSFVASRGSATISGNVIKWNIGNIAAAGDTVTLRYQVRATQAGIHLNTAEISKTNEKDRDSTPGNGKGGEDDIDQECFTVPFELCAGQKLEVSVPANLTNVQWFKNGGTTAVATGNAVLFSEVGVYTFTATNQACPANGCCPVIIEAGTNCCPVDLCIPFTVKKVKK, from the coding sequence ATGAAATCTTTTACGATACCATTTATTTGCAAAACGGTAGGGTTTATGCTCTTCTTTGGGTTTTGGGTGAACATTGCCCACAGCCAAGTGACACTTTCGCTTGATTATAAAGCCAAAGCTGGCACCCCAGACACTGTCTTATCGGGTCAATTCTGGACCATGCAGCTCGATTACTCTATTTCAAGTACCACAGCTCCTAACGTTTCGGGGGTAAAAATAGAAGTGGCTGTCCCCGACTTTATCAATAGCATGGAGGGATTGTCAGGAACTACACAAGCACCCCTTGCCAATTTTTCTTTCAATAATACGCCTGGAGCCAAAAAACTCACCATTACTTTTGTAAATCCAGTCCCTACCGGTTCTACAGGGGTGTTGGAATTCAGGATGCGTAGCACCAATGGTGCCACGCCCAACAACACCACCATCGAATCATGTGCTACCTTGACCGATGCCGCCGCCAACACCTCTGGCACTAAGTGCCATGAAATGGTAATCAAGGCCGTGGCTAATTTGTGTGGTTCTAAAACCCTGAAAGGTGGAGGAGCCGTTGGTGTGCCTACGACTTATCGTATTGGTCTGACCTATGGTACCTCCAATATATTTGAAGTGTTTCTGGGTAGCTTAAACGTCTCCAATATTTTGGTGAGCGATACCCTACCCACGGGAGCTACCTATGTGAGTGCCAAGGTAGTTGATGGATTTGGTTCTACAGTGCCGAGCACCATCACCCAAACTGGGAATGTCGTAACGACTACCTTTCCAGATTACGTGATTAATAACATCAATAACTCTGCAAACATTAAATTTTTAGAGATTACTGTCAAATTCGACTCGCCTACCTTTAATGTAGGAGATATAGTGACCAATAAGGCATCGATTACCTTCACGCCGCTGGGAGGTAATCCCGTCACACTCATTAATGGTTCAACTAATTCAGTTTGTACGAGCGATTTGATAGAGACCACCACTTTAGTGGCGGCTGTTACTAATGCTACTTTATTCAAATCAAGAGTTGGCGCTAGTACTGTAAACTCAGGTGCAGATGTGGCTTATGATTTTGGTTTTGCCAATACGGGTAACGTACCCTTGGAGAATGTGGAGATTATAGATACCATCCCCGCACACCTGACTTACAGTGCGATGAGAATGGATGCCTATGGCTCTGCCATTACTGCCCTACAATATCAGACAAACCTGAATTCGACCTGGACTAACTGGGTGGTGACGAATGCACAGAACACTCCGCCGCCACCCTTAGCTGCGGGAGAGAGATTAACGGCTATCAAGTTTATTTTGGCCAATCCTTTTGAGGCTAATGCGACTATCACTGGGACTAATCTAATGGTATTTACGACCGACATCGTAACGACCCCGACTATAGTTACTAACTGTATAGATTGGACTAGTACTACGGCCAACTTGCCTGCTAATCGACGCGCTTGTGCAGCTTCCTATACTATTAATCCCCCTTCTCCTACTGCCAAAGCAAATTATAGCTCAAGTCACTCTCCAGGCTGCGCTACCTATTCTTTAAATCAAGAAATTACATTTACTGGTTCTCTCACTGCCGAAGTAGGCTATGCCAATTTAGAAAATCCAGTGGTGGCCTTTTATACCTTGGATGGCGCAAAGTACGTCCCCAATTCTGAAGTATTTAATGCGAGTACTTCCGGAATCACCACCCCTCCCACATTGACAGTTATGCCTGGTCATGCCACGTTCAGTGGGCAATCTTACACCCTGTATCGCTGGACTTTTCCAACGGGTACTGTTTTACCAACCCAAAAATCCTTTTTAGTTTCCGTAAAAGTGAAGCTGACCAACGCTTTGCCTGGCGGCAGTGGTGTTAATGTTTGGTTTGTGGCTGATGGCTCCAACGTGAGCGACTACGCACCTTTTAATAGTGGTGTTGTTAGTTTTACTGATAAAAAAGATTGGAACTTGGACAATGATACTACCCAAGTTTTCAATGTGGCACCTACGTCGTTTTCATCTTGTCCCCTTGTTGTAACTTCGGTAGCCGAAATGGAATCCATCAAATGGGTAAAAGGTTTGTGCGATACCACCTATTCACGTTTCCCTGCTTTTGGTCAGACGGTGCCAGGAGGTAATGCCGATTATCGTTTGATTGTTAAAAACAAGGGAAATGTTGTCATGAAGGATATTAAAATTGTTGATATACTTCCCTTTATTGGAGATAGAGGAGTGATAGATCCCCAAACCCGTAATTCGGCTTGGCGTCCCAATCTGGCTGATCCCATTGTGGCGCCATCAGGTATTACTGTGTATTATACTACTGTAGGAAATCCCTGCCGAGATGAAGTAAAACAACCCTCAGCTCCTTCGCCTTTCCCTACGGGTTGTGTGCCACCTAATTGGACGACAACACCCCCGTCAGACATTACCAAAGTGCAGGCTGTCAAGATTGATTTTGGAACAAAACAATTAGCGGGCGGAGACTCACTGGTGTTTAATTGGCCAATGCGCGCTCCAGTAAATTCACCAACCAACGACGAAATTGCTTGGAATTCTTTTGGTTTTGTCGCTACTCGTACGGACAATAATCAGGCACTTTTGGCAGCAGAACCACCCAAGGTTGGTATTAAAGTAAAACCAGGGTCACCCGCTTTTTATGGAGACAGAGTCTGGTTTGATACCAACAAAAACGGTATTCAAGATGCTGGAGAAGGAGGAGTGGACGGGATTAAAGTGAAGTTGTTTTCTCCCAAAGTAGCAGGAAGTCAAACCCCCGCTACCGACTCTTTAATTAATTTTACGATTACAGGAAACGGAGGTTTATACAAATTCTCAAACCTCCCTCCTGGTGATTATTATGCTGTATTTTGTTTACCAACTGGCTACAGTATTTCACCAAAAAATGCTGCTGGAAGTACTTTGGACAATGACTCAGATGGAACTCAGACAACTTACGATGGGGGATTAGCTACAATTGTCGCTACCACTAATCTAGTAGCGGATGAGGAGGATTATTCGTGGGATCAAGGTATTTTCTGTGATTTTACCCCTGCGGTTACGGGAGTGCAATCCGTATCTTTGAATAGTTCAGTAACATTGACTGCTAGTGGAGGTACGACATACCTGTGGTCGGGGCCAAATGGCTTTAGTGCTACCACGGCAGCCATTACAATCAATCCAGTAACACCAGCAGATACGGGGACTTATGTTGTAAATATTGAAGTGGGAGCTTGTCGGGCGAGTTTGACAACAGGTATTAAAATAGCTGTTTGTACTAAACCTTTAGCACTAGCAACGCCGAAAGTACAAACGATTTGCGTTGGCGGTGCAGCAACGGCTTTCACAGTAACCCCAAGTACAGACGTGGAATACAAGTGGTATGGCCCATTGGCAGACACGACAAGCAGCTTGGGTACGGCAGTGAGTGGCGCGACGAGTGCAACCTTCATACCGAGTGGCGCAGCGTTAACCACGGCAGGTACGAAATATTATGCGGTAGTGGTAAATACGACAGGTGATGTGAATTGTGCGGATACGGCCTATGTTCAATTAATTGTGAATGCCAAGCCAGTAATTGCTGATGGAAGTGCCACAATATGCGCGGGTGAGTCAGTTGATTTGACTTCTAAGATTACAAATTACAGTACTTATTTGAGCCCCGTGTGGACAATAGGAACAGCAAATGGCACGGCCGTAGCAACGCCAACTTCAGTAAAACCAACGGGAACAACGACGTATGTGTTGGTAGCTCAAAACGCAGCTGGTTGCAAAGATACAGCGAATGTGGTAGTGACGGTGAATGCCAAACCAAATGCAGGCAAAGACACGACCTTGGCTTGTGTGAATGCGACAAATAATACTTTGGCAACAAGTTATACTTTAGTGCCAAGCCCAACGGAGGGGACGTGGTCACAATTGGGCACGACTCCAGCGACGGCGACAATTTCTGGGAATAATGTAACAGGAATGACGGTCACGGGCACATATCAGTTTATTTACACAACGGCGGTAGGTTGCAAAGACACGGTAGCAGTAACAGTAGCACCGTGCGCAGGTTGTGTGAAACCAAATGCAGGTGCTGATGCAGCGAATGTATGCCAACCAACGAGTACGGCGAAGCTGACGGCAGTGACGACAGGAGGCACGTGGGCACCGATTGGTAGTCCCGCCAATCCAAGCGCAGCGACGATAGACGCCAATGGCAATATCAGCGGTTTGAATGCAGCGGGCACGTATAAGTTTGTCTATTCGGTAACGAGTGGTGGTCAAACGTGTACGGACACGGCGCAAGTGATTGTCCTTGCCAAGCCAGTGATAGCCGACGGCAGTGCGACGATTTGCGCAGGTGAATCAGTGGATTTGACCTCAAAAATCACGAATTACGATACCTACTTGAGCCCCGTGTGGACAGTAGGTACAGCGAATGGCACGGTAGTGGCAACGCCAAGTTCAGTAAAACCAATAGGCACAACGACGTATGTGCTGGTCGCTCAAAACGCAGCAGGTTGCAAAGACACGGCGAATGTGGTAGTGACGGTGAATGTCAAACTAAATGCAGGCAAAGATACGACCTTGGCTTGTGTGAATGCAGCGACAAATACTTTGGCAACAAGTTATACCTTAGTACCAAACCCCGCAGGAGGAAGTTGGACACAATTAGGGACAACACCAACGACGGCGACTATTTCTGGCAACAACGTAACGGGTATGAGTGTGGCAGGAACTTACCAGTTTATTTACACAACAACGGCAGGTTGCAAAGACACGGTAGCAGTAACAGTAGCACCGTGCGCAGGTTGTGTGAAACCAAATGCAGGTGCTGATGCAGCGAATGTATGCCAACCAACGAGTACGGCGAAGCTGACGGCAGTGACGACAGGAGGCACGTGGGCACCGATTGGTAGTCCCGCCAATCCAAGCGCAGCAACGATAGACGCCAATGGCAATATCAGCGGTTTGAATGCAGCGGGCACGTATAAGTTTGTCTATTCGGTAACGAGCGGTGGTCAAACGTGTACGGACACGGCGCAAGTGACTGTACTTGCCAAGCCAGTAATTGCCGACGGTTCTGCGACGATTTGCGCAGGCGAGTCAGTGGATTTGACGTCTAAGATTACCAATTACAATACGTATTTGAGTCCAGTGTGGACAATAGGAACAGCAAATGGCACGGCCGTAGCAACGCCAAATTCAGTAAAACCAACTGGCACAACGACTTACGTATTGGTGGCACAAAATGCAGCAGGTTGCAAAGACACGGCGAATGTGGTAGTAACGGTGAATGTCAAACCAAGCGCGGGTAAAGACACGACCTTGGCGTGTGTGAATGCGGCGACAAATACTTTGGCAACAAGTTATACTTTAGTGCCAAGCCCCGCAGGAGGAAGCTGGTCACAGTTGGGGACAACACCAACGACGGCGGCGATTTCTGGTAACAACGTGACGGGTATGAGTGTGGCAGGAACTTACCAGTTTATTTACACGACGACCGCAGGTTGCAAAGACACGGTAGCAGTAACAGTAGCACCTTGTGCAGGTTGTGTGAAACCAAATGCAGGCCCAGATGCAGCGAATGTATGTCAACCGACAAGTACGGCGAAATTGACGGCAGTGACGGCAGGTGGCACATGGGCACCGATTGGTAGTCCCGCCAATCCAAGCGCAGCGACGATAGACGCCAATGGCAATATCAGCGGTTTGAATGCCGCAGGCACGTATAAGTTTGTCTATTCGGTGATGAGCGGTGGTCAAACGTGTACAGACACAGCGCAAGTGGTGGTTTTGGCCAAGCCAGTAATTGCCGACGGCAGTACCACGATTTGCGCAGGTGAGTTGGTAGATTTGACGTCGAAGATTACGAATTACGATACTTATTTAAGTCCAGTGTGGACAGTGGGCACGGCAAATGGCCCGGTAGTAGCCGCACCAAAAACGGTAAAACCAACGGGCACGACGACGTATGTGTTGGTCGCTCAAAACGCAGCAGGTTGCAAAGACACGGCGAATGTGGTAGTGACGGTGAATGCCAAACCAAGCGCAGGTAAAGACACGACCTTGGTTTGTTCAAACGGCAATGTGCCATCAAGTGTACAACTATCAGCGACGCCGACGGGAGGCACATGGTCCGCTTTGACGGGCAATCCAACGGGCGCGACGGTGAGTAGTTCAGGTTTGGTAAGCATCACCAACGCCACCGCCCAAGGCAAGTCGTTTAATTTTGTTTATTCGGTAAATGGCTGCCAAGATACGGTGAAAGTAATTGTACCTACTTGCCCTGCTCCATGTGTAGAGTCAACAATTAGTTCAGCGGCCCCTGTATGTTCAAATGATGCGCAAACCTACAGTTTTACCTTTACGATCAACAATCAGTTAGGCATTGTAAAAGTGAATAAAGGCACGTTGACTGGGACTAACCCGTACACAGTATCGGGTATTCCATCGGGTCAAAGTGTAATTATTACCGACAGTTTGAGCGCAATTTGTAAGGCTGATACAACGATAGCGGGTGTTAATTGTAACTGTAATCCAGCCTTGCCCCAGTTGCTGACGCCAAGTTTGACGGCTTGCATCGGGGATACTTTCCCAACGTTGAAAGCGACGGTAGTGGGACTAGCCACAGTAGAATGGTTTAGTCAACAAACGGGCGGAACGGCGTTGTTCACAGGTTTAAATTACAAACCAAGTGGAACGGTATCTGCGAATACAGTCTTTTACGCCCAAGCGCGCAGTACTGACCCGACCTGTCCAACGGCCATAAGCACGAGCCGTGTACCAGCGACAATCAACGCCCAAACTTGCATTGACACAATTGATTTAGCGTTGAAGAAGTCAATTAATACAAAAATCGCGCGGGTTGGTGATGTGCTGACTTACACCATCAAAGTATGGAACGAATGGACTAAGAACGCGACGGGTGTAGAAGTGACGGACAGCATCGCGACGACGGTTCAATTTGTGAGCGGCAGCTTTGTAGCGAGTCGTGGTAGTGCGACCATCAGCGGCAACGTGATTAAGTGGAACATTGGCAATATCGCAGCGGCAGGCGATACGGTAACGTTACGCTACCAAGTGCGAGCGACGCAGGCGGGAATTCATTTGAACACGGCTGAAATCAGTAAGACCAACGAGAAAGACAGAGACAGCACGCCAGGTAACGGAAAAGGTGGTGAAGATGACATTGACCAAGAATGCTTTACGGTACCTTTTGAGTTGTGCGCTGGCCAGAAGCTGGAAGTGAGTGTTCCTGCCAATTTGACGAATGTACAATGGTTCAAGAACGGAGGTACAACGGCAGTAGCGACGGGAAATGCAGTGTTGTTCTCGGAAGTGGGAGTCTATACTTTCACAGCAACGAACCAGGCGTGTCCAGCGAACGGCTGTTGCCCAGTCATCATCGAAGCGGGTACAAACTGTTGCCCTGTTGACTTGTGTATTCCTTTTACGGTGAAGAAAGTGAAGAAGTAA
- a CDS encoding helix-turn-helix transcriptional regulator produces the protein MNSHPITSAHELPKNQDLTVCLQIEQQDTQTLLSFLLSKQISFELVYHPVLSSSLKAGASVFPSAGYVPKEESVSALPPSHLSTREKIEWAYDYYIQRKHTQNVPAETEIASQLEIATSQFRSLFKKIYGKGFYQLYLEKRMEYASKLLRKGLKCNEVAKMVGYGSNSAIKFNKMFQKHFGVTPKKYQLQHAS, from the coding sequence ATGAACTCTCACCCTATCACATCAGCCCATGAGCTCCCTAAAAATCAGGATTTAACAGTATGTTTACAGATTGAGCAGCAAGACACACAAACCCTTCTTTCATTCCTGTTGTCCAAACAAATTTCGTTTGAGTTGGTCTATCATCCTGTACTTTCGTCGTCCCTTAAAGCAGGAGCTTCAGTATTTCCATCTGCGGGTTATGTACCAAAGGAAGAATCAGTATCAGCCCTTCCTCCTTCTCATCTAAGTACACGCGAAAAAATTGAGTGGGCTTACGACTATTATATTCAACGAAAACACACCCAAAACGTCCCTGCGGAAACGGAGATTGCTTCACAATTAGAAATAGCCACCAGTCAATTCCGCAGTCTTTTTAAGAAAATCTACGGCAAAGGGTTTTATCAACTTTACCTTGAGAAACGAATGGAGTACGCCAGCAAGCTTCTCCGTAAAGGGCTCAAGTGCAATGAAGTGGCCAAAATGGTCGGCTATGGCAGTAATTCGGCCATTAAGTTTAATAAAATGTTCCAAAAACACTTTGGAGTGACGCCTAAAAAGTACCAGCTCCAACACGCCAGCTAA
- a CDS encoding glycosyl hydrolase family 18 protein has product MNIKPFISSALVALSLGVFAQKKTNDFKVIGYYVPNTPPEQIPVDVLTHVNFSFAIPAKTGDSLEPLRNPEALHSLVRYLHQHKIQVFISIGGWGIGDGGGDDTRFHKMAERAEGRHTFVQHVMKFVRTYKVDGVDLDWEYPDEDSPSADHYVALMSELGDSLHAQGKKLTAAVISYGKKGYGMKKEALGKMDWVNVMAYDDDYGPSYIRAHSPYSLAVKSLDYWTKERGVAAKKAILGLPFYSKKGMGNYGPDYKGLLKDGASPYDDYWKGAFYNGIHTIELKTKLAKDRGCGGVMIWEISCDTNDEFSLLQAIKRGSKK; this is encoded by the coding sequence ATGAACATCAAACCCTTTATTTCGAGCGCTTTGGTAGCGCTAAGTTTGGGCGTTTTTGCTCAAAAAAAGACCAATGATTTTAAAGTTATTGGCTATTACGTCCCCAATACACCTCCAGAACAAATCCCCGTAGATGTGTTGACTCATGTCAATTTTTCGTTTGCCATTCCTGCCAAAACGGGCGATTCCCTCGAACCACTCCGAAACCCCGAAGCGCTCCACAGCCTTGTTCGGTACCTACACCAGCACAAAATTCAAGTATTTATTTCAATTGGCGGATGGGGTATTGGCGACGGCGGTGGCGATGACACCCGCTTTCACAAAATGGCCGAACGTGCCGAAGGTCGTCACACGTTTGTTCAACACGTGATGAAGTTTGTTCGTACCTATAAAGTGGATGGCGTGGATTTGGACTGGGAATACCCCGACGAAGATTCACCTTCGGCCGACCACTACGTAGCGCTTATGAGTGAGCTTGGAGATTCGCTCCACGCCCAAGGCAAAAAACTAACCGCCGCAGTGATTTCGTACGGCAAAAAAGGGTACGGAATGAAGAAAGAAGCCCTCGGCAAAATGGATTGGGTCAACGTGATGGCTTATGACGACGACTACGGCCCCAGCTATATCCGCGCCCATTCTCCTTATTCTTTGGCCGTTAAAAGCTTAGATTATTGGACAAAAGAGCGCGGAGTTGCCGCGAAAAAAGCCATTTTGGGACTACCATTTTACTCTAAAAAAGGAATGGGAAATTATGGACCCGATTACAAAGGTTTGTTAAAAGACGGCGCAAGTCCTTACGATGACTACTGGAAAGGCGCTTTTTATAACGGTATCCATACGATTGAGCTTAAAACCAAGCTAGCCAAAGACCGAGGATGCGGTGGCGTCATGATTTGGGAAATTTCGTGCGATACCAACGATGAGTTTTCACTGCTTCAGGCCATCAAACGAGGTTCAAAGAAATAA